Proteins co-encoded in one Bacillus sp. FSL H8-0547 genomic window:
- a CDS encoding LacI family DNA-binding transcriptional regulator codes for MATIKDVAKLAGVAVSTASYALNNNSRVNSETAKRVLEAAKTLNYQKNGIARDLKRSKTETIGIIVQDLSGPFYSELMRGAQDTLLTHKYGLIACSAIGGNVTTATKFLRERRVDGVIILAESLPDELILQSVREDFPIIVLDRKLDSDSIIHVLVDNFSGGYQATQHLIDLGHKELAYIGGPSHNRDNQLRFEGYKQALKDSGIHLHPSWILQGQYTREGGYSAGKILMMQGNAPSAVFCANDEMAVGAIKAFKEAGLKIPHDLSIIGFDDIEISQYISPPLSTVKQSNYEIGSLAAHLIYQALNEGIEGRDYLLPTELVLRNSTALRQL; via the coding sequence ATGGCCACAATCAAAGATGTTGCAAAATTGGCCGGTGTTGCTGTTTCCACAGCATCCTATGCATTAAACAATAATTCAAGAGTGAATTCAGAAACGGCAAAACGTGTTCTGGAAGCTGCCAAAACCCTGAACTATCAGAAAAACGGGATAGCCAGGGATTTAAAGCGAAGCAAAACAGAAACAATCGGCATCATTGTCCAGGACCTGTCCGGCCCTTTTTATTCAGAACTGATGAGAGGCGCGCAGGATACCCTCCTCACTCACAAATACGGGCTGATTGCCTGCAGCGCCATCGGCGGAAATGTAACCACTGCGACAAAATTTTTAAGAGAACGAAGAGTGGACGGAGTCATCATTCTTGCTGAAAGCCTTCCGGATGAGCTGATTCTGCAGTCCGTCAGGGAAGATTTTCCGATTATTGTTCTCGACCGGAAGCTTGACAGTGACAGCATCATTCATGTCCTCGTCGATAATTTTTCAGGCGGGTATCAGGCAACGCAGCATCTCATCGACCTTGGCCATAAAGAGCTTGCCTACATTGGGGGACCGTCGCATAACCGGGACAATCAGCTCCGTTTTGAAGGATATAAGCAGGCTCTGAAAGACTCAGGAATTCATCTCCATCCAAGCTGGATTCTTCAAGGCCAGTATACTCGTGAAGGCGGATACTCTGCGGGCAAAATTCTTATGATGCAGGGGAACGCCCCGTCTGCTGTTTTCTGCGCAAATGACGAAATGGCGGTAGGAGCGATTAAAGCCTTTAAGGAAGCGGGTTTAAAAATACCGCATGATCTCTCTATCATTGGATTTGACGACATTGAAATCTCTCAGTATATCTCTCCGCCGCTATCAACCGTTAAGCAGTCCAACTACGAAATTGGGTCTCTCGCGGCCCATTTGATCTATCAGGCGCTGAATGAAGGGATAGAAGGCAGGGATTATCTGCTGCCGACTGAACTTGTGCTGAGAAACTCGACAGCCCTGAGGCAGCTTTAA
- a CDS encoding sugar phosphate isomerase/epimerase, with amino-acid sequence MKLGVFTVLFSDKNLDEMLDYVKASGVEAVEIGTGCYPGNAHCSLEELLGNKEKQNEYLEKVTSRGLTISAFSCHGNPISPDSAFAAESHETLVKTIKLANEMNVPVVNCFSGTAGDHENAKYPNWPVAPWPNEYGDILKWQWEQKLIPYWKEVGELAQSLNVKIGLELHGGFLVHTPYTLLKLREETCEAIGANLDPSHLWWQGIDPVGAIKILGKAGAIHHFHAKDTYLDQDNINMYGLTDMQPYGEIQSRAWNFRSVGCGHSMQEWSDMISALRTYGYDYVVSIEHEDPIMSIEEGFQRAVSNLKSVLIKEQPANMWWA; translated from the coding sequence ATGAAACTAGGAGTATTCACGGTTTTATTTTCAGATAAAAACCTCGATGAAATGCTGGATTATGTGAAAGCATCAGGTGTGGAAGCTGTTGAGATTGGAACAGGCTGCTATCCTGGAAATGCACATTGTTCTTTAGAAGAGCTTCTTGGCAACAAGGAAAAGCAAAATGAGTATTTGGAGAAAGTTACTTCCCGCGGACTGACAATCAGCGCATTCAGCTGCCACGGAAATCCGATTTCACCTGACTCGGCTTTTGCTGCTGAGTCTCATGAAACACTTGTCAAAACGATCAAGCTTGCAAACGAAATGAACGTTCCGGTTGTCAACTGCTTTTCAGGTACTGCAGGTGACCACGAAAATGCTAAATATCCAAACTGGCCGGTTGCCCCTTGGCCGAACGAATATGGCGACATTCTGAAGTGGCAATGGGAGCAAAAGCTGATTCCTTACTGGAAGGAAGTCGGCGAGCTTGCTCAAAGCCTGAACGTGAAAATCGGATTAGAGCTTCACGGAGGGTTCCTGGTTCACACTCCTTACACGCTGCTGAAATTGCGCGAGGAAACATGTGAAGCCATCGGTGCCAACCTTGATCCAAGTCACTTATGGTGGCAGGGAATTGATCCTGTTGGAGCGATTAAAATCCTTGGAAAAGCGGGAGCGATTCATCATTTCCACGCTAAGGATACGTATCTTGACCAGGACAACATCAACATGTATGGTCTGACAGACATGCAGCCATACGGAGAAATTCAGTCCAGAGCATGGAATTTCCGTTCAGTCGGCTGCGGACACAGCATGCAGGAGTGGTCAGATATGATCAGTGCGCTTAGAACATACGGCTATGACTATGTGGTAAGCATTGAACATGAAGATCCGATCATGTCGATTGAAGAAGGCTTCCAGCGCGCAGTATCAAACTTAAAGAGCGTACTGATTAAAGAACAGCCTGCAAATATGTGGTGGGCATAA
- a CDS encoding sugar phosphate isomerase/epimerase family protein, producing MTKKGLQLYTIRTLLEKDFFGTLKQVAECGYEGVQFAGYYDTPADRLKEALNEYRLKAAGSHVPYEQVTGDGLSQVISYNKEIGNDLIIVPYLTEEQRTDLDAYKRVAQELNKAGEVIKQQGLQLAYHNHDFEFQSFGEQTPFDVLLQETDRNLVKFELDCYWVTYAGYDPLSLIKEQRDRVASLHIKDMKETNGVKHSTVIGEGTLDMKGLLTLGKDLELPWFIAEQEHFEGELMEAVALNSKKMDELLKA from the coding sequence ATGACGAAAAAAGGACTTCAGCTCTATACAATCAGAACGCTGCTCGAAAAGGATTTTTTCGGCACATTAAAACAAGTTGCCGAGTGCGGGTACGAAGGGGTGCAGTTTGCAGGCTATTACGACACGCCGGCAGACCGTCTGAAAGAGGCATTAAACGAGTATAGACTGAAGGCAGCGGGGAGTCATGTGCCTTATGAACAAGTGACAGGGGACGGGCTCAGCCAAGTCATTTCCTACAATAAAGAAATCGGCAATGATTTAATTATTGTTCCTTATTTAACAGAAGAGCAGCGCACGGACCTTGATGCATATAAACGCGTTGCGCAGGAACTGAACAAAGCAGGAGAAGTGATTAAACAGCAGGGGCTGCAGCTTGCGTACCATAACCACGATTTTGAATTTCAATCATTTGGAGAGCAGACGCCATTTGACGTCCTGCTTCAGGAAACAGACCGCAATCTGGTCAAATTTGAGCTTGACTGTTACTGGGTGACTTATGCCGGCTATGACCCGCTTTCCCTGATTAAAGAACAGCGGGACCGTGTTGCAAGCCTCCATATTAAAGATATGAAAGAAACAAACGGTGTTAAGCACAGCACAGTCATTGGCGAAGGAACCCTTGATATGAAAGGCCTGCTGACTCTTGGAAAAGACCTTGAACTGCCATGGTTCATTGCTGAGCAGGAGCATTTTGAAGGCGAGTTAATGGAAGCCGTTGCGCTTAATTCGAAAAAAATGGACGAACTATTAAAAGCATAG
- a CDS encoding Gfo/Idh/MocA family oxidoreductase, which produces MKTLKIGIIGCGSISKHRHLPEWAGNKFAEIVAVCDINEDRANLTAQQYNAKAFTDYRELLALEEIDAVSVCTPNALHAPMSIDALNAGKHVLCEKPMATSKEEAEAMIQAAEKNNRKLMIGHNQRFVPSHEKARELIKNGDIGKVFSFRTAFGHGGPEGWSADGRDSWFFKKEDAFIGAMGDLGVHKADLMRYILGEEVTEVAAFVDTVAKEGADVDDNAVCVVKTESGIMGTLAASWSYSREDNATVIYGEKGVLRLEDHPQFSLIAQYTTGEVVNYELGKIQSNDEGGQTSSKVIDKFVDSIIGNTVPAVSGEEGYKSLKIVLGALESNETKTIVKL; this is translated from the coding sequence ATGAAAACGTTAAAAATCGGAATTATCGGATGCGGAAGCATTTCAAAACACAGACATCTGCCTGAATGGGCTGGAAACAAATTTGCTGAGATCGTTGCTGTCTGCGACATTAACGAAGACCGTGCAAACCTTACTGCACAGCAGTACAATGCAAAAGCATTTACAGATTACAGAGAGCTTCTTGCCCTTGAAGAGATCGACGCTGTAAGCGTTTGTACTCCGAATGCCCTGCATGCGCCAATGTCAATTGATGCGCTGAATGCAGGCAAGCATGTTCTTTGTGAAAAGCCGATGGCTACTTCAAAAGAAGAAGCAGAAGCAATGATTCAAGCCGCTGAAAAAAACAACCGCAAGCTTATGATCGGTCACAACCAGCGTTTTGTGCCTTCTCATGAGAAAGCAAGAGAACTGATCAAAAACGGAGATATCGGAAAAGTATTTTCTTTCCGCACAGCATTTGGCCACGGCGGTCCGGAAGGCTGGAGTGCTGATGGACGCGACAGCTGGTTCTTCAAGAAAGAAGATGCGTTTATCGGCGCAATGGGAGACCTTGGTGTTCATAAAGCTGATTTAATGCGCTACATTCTTGGCGAAGAAGTGACAGAAGTAGCAGCATTTGTAGATACGGTAGCAAAAGAGGGAGCAGACGTTGATGATAACGCTGTCTGCGTGGTTAAAACAGAAAGCGGCATCATGGGAACGCTTGCTGCAAGCTGGTCATACAGCAGGGAAGATAATGCGACGGTTATCTATGGTGAAAAAGGAGTGCTTCGTTTAGAAGATCACCCTCAATTCTCTTTAATCGCACAATATACGACTGGTGAAGTAGTAAACTACGAGCTTGGCAAAATTCAGTCAAATGATGAAGGCGGACAAACCTCATCTAAAGTGATTGATAAATTTGTCGACAGCATCATCGGCAATACAGTGCCAGCAGTATCAGGGGAAGAAGGCTACAAATCTCTGAAAATCGTACTTGGTGCATTAGAGTCGAACGAAACGAAAACGATTGTAAAACTATAA